GCTCCTTACGAAGCCCTATATGGGAGAAAGTGTAGGAGTCCTATATGTTGGAATGATGTTAATGAGTCGATGGGATTAGGACCAGATATGATTAAGGAGACTACAAAGTAGGTAAGGATGATCCAAGAACGTATGAGGGGCGCGCAAGATCGTCAGAAGTCGTATGTAGACAAGAGGAGGAGAgcattagagtttgaagtaggtgAAAAAGTTTTGCTCAAAGTGTCACCAACCAAGGGTATAATGAGATTTGGTAGGAAGCGTAAATTGAGTCCTCGttttataggtccttatgaaGTATTGGAACGAATTGGGGAAGTAGCCTATAGATTAACATTACCTATGAACCTAGCCAAAGTCCACAATGTCTTCCATGTATCCCAACTCCGAAAATATGTCCATGACCCTTCCCATATCATACAACCTGAAACCATTGAACTTGATGAAACccttacctttgaagaaaaaccaataaaaatccttgataccaaaacaagatgtacccggaacaaggaaattaagttggtcaagATATTATGGACGAACCAACAAACCGAAGAATCCACATGGGCAACCGAAGTTGACATGAGAAAGCGATACCCCGAACTTTTCAAACAGGTACGttgagtttcgaggacgaaactttttaaaatagtGGGGGTAATGCGAGTCTACCAAACCGtccaattttcttttaaaacttcagtagttaactttaagttcgaggacgaacttttgttttaaaggGAAGTGTATGTAACATCcgtttcttttaaaaataataataataataataataataataataataataataataataataataataataataataataataataataataataaataaataaataaataaataaatttcagaaattttttttaaaaaaaaaatataactccccattaacaaataacttcccacttctccctctaaatcttataactaacctcacttacctattataaattaaaccaattacccttaattcattcaaattattactcacatttctttttttttctcctacaaagtACTTActccatcttccaattgcttaaaattcagtcaagaaaacgcaagatttcgatattaaaaACAGTGGATTTGTAGACAGAGATTaataggagcgtacgttgtgtaggatcgcgtgacaaggtaattctcaatgtccatctaattaagactatcccgttagtattatgtgctaagtgataattaatgtgtttaaataggatgcatgattttatatgacattattttatatgatgttatgttttatatattctcaaattatattttactattatttttgtcaaacttgaatttataattactattttgataaaatttatattaataacgaaattagatacggtttaatttgaaagagaaatatttataatattattattttgatgaaagttatattgttattttaataatgatttttaaatgcgattgaatttaaatgagaaatatttataatattaattcctattgccaccaattgatattagaatggtgatttggaaaatgagatttcagttagatattcatatatatatatatatatatatatatatatatatatatatatatatatatatatatatatatatatatatatatatgtatatatatatatatatatatatatatatgtatatatatatatatatatatatatatatatatatatatatatatatatatatatatatatatatatatatatatatatatatatatgtatatatatatatgtatatatatgtatatatatatatatatatatatatatatatatatatatatatatatgtatatatatatatatatatatgtatatatatatatatatatatatatatatatatatatatatatatatatatatatatatatatatatatatatatatatatatatatatatatatatatatatatatatatatgtgtgtatatatatatatatatatatatatatatatatatatatatatatatatatatatatatatatatatatatatatatatatatatatatatatatatatatatatatatatatatatatatattagaaaaattaatgatcaaaaaataaaatgtataatgtatgtttgattatatgtttgtgtgctcgcgactaattattaaaatatattacatCATGTAAAGTGTAacatgagggaaatgaagctcttatatttgttgtgatccaagtataagggtgatgaacatgtTGTCCTGTTTgattagtatagctgccgacaggtattattattttttgatacttgatacgatgtttggtcttccttctatttgttgtgatccaagtagaagggctgtgcacactagggttccttgagactactctgctggtcttgaattatttggggtgacgacctcttgatgaagtaggtataggggtaaagcctcggcctattggcgttctcgttccctcaaattaaaaattaattatgtgtttgtcattattaaatatcaaattaataaattggcttatgtgatattatatatattgttttctcaaagtgtttttttttactcagctatatattattttctaaatttattctcaatttgattatattttattttcttaaactattttcaagcttaatcgttttacgggatggagttggatttactcaatttccttattttgagagtttttcccttgtttttcttacattcttatgttgcaggttattgatggcgtgggaatcgtggagtgaggatttcttataaatatagcttttattagaattgtatttcagtttaaattttacttaagtcgtttaaattttatatagacatagattgcgtttcagtcttctcttatgttgtaagaccctttgttggatttaaagt
This Amaranthus tricolor cultivar Red isolate AtriRed21 chromosome 13, ASM2621246v1, whole genome shotgun sequence DNA region includes the following protein-coding sequences:
- the LOC130798844 gene encoding uncharacterized protein LOC130798844, whose protein sequence is MRGAQDRQKSYVDKRRRALEFEVGEKVLLKVSPTKGIMRFGRKRKLSPRFIGPYEVLERIGEVAYRLTLPMNLAKVHNVFHGPNKGHRGKYACSYLNDPIKLSGNVLVKKLP